ATTCGCCCCCGACGGCCGCATGTCCCGCCGCGAGGCCAGCATCAACGACATCCCCATCCCAGAGTCCGACCGCCGCATCTTCGGCCCCCGCACCCCCGCCGAAGCCGACACACCCCTTCCCCTGCAATGAAGATCAGGGAGCTCTCAACGAGGAATTCGTCCGAATTCACCACGGTGAGAGCTCCCTCGATCGGGTGTCAGGACACTGGGGTGGGGGTGCGTTGGGGGAGGCGTTCGTGGGTGCGGAAGAGGGAGTAGACGAGGACGCCGGAGAGGATTCCGACGGCGCTGGCGACGGCGACTGCTGAATCCAGACCGGTTGTGAAGTGGGACAGGGTTGGGTGGGTGTCGCCGGCGGCGCTGCGGAAGACCGTGCCGAGTACCGCTACGCCCAGGGCCAGACCCAGTTGGCGCGCGGTGTTGACCGCGCCGGCGGCGGTGCCGCTCTGCTGGGGCGGGACCGCGGCCATGCCGACCGCTACCAGCGGCGGGGCCATTACGCCGACGCCCGCGCCGATCACCAGTAAGCCGGGAATCGAAGCGGTCCAGGAGGATTCGGCGTCGATGACGGTCAGCAGGCCGCTGCCCACACCGATGAGGATCAGGCCGCCGCCGATCGTCCAGCGCGGGGACAGTTCGTGCAATTGCCGGCCGAACACGCCCGAGACCAGGAAGGCGCTCACCGACATCGGCAGCAGGGACAGTCCGGCGCGCAGCGGGGTCAGGTGCAGTTGCTGCTGTAGCCACAGCGAGATCAGCGGGCTGGCGGCGAAGGCCGCGAAACTCATTCCCAGCGCGGCGATCAGGGTGGCGACCAGGCCGGTGTGGCGCAGTAGCGGCAGCGGCAACATCGGTGCGGCGCTGCGGGATTCGATGACGACGAACGCGATCAGCGCCAGCGCGCCGACGATCAGGGTGGTCACGGCGCGGGAGTCGGTCCAGCCGTGCTCGCCGCCGCGGATGATGCCGTAGGTGACCGCGGTCGCGGCGACGGCGAAGGCGGCCATGCCGGGCAGGTCGATGCCGCGGTCGGCGCGGCGCGGGGACGGGCCGAAAGCGATGGCGGTCAAGGGAATCGTGATCGCCGCGATCGGCAGGTTGACGAAGAAGATCCACCGCCACGACAGCAGATCGGTGAGCACGCCGCCGAGCACCACGCCGATGCCGGCGGACGCGCCCGCCACCGCACCCCACGCGCCGAACGCGATACCGCGATCGCGGCCGGTGTAGGTGGCGTGCAGCAGTGACAGGGTGGTCGCGAGCATGGCCGCGCCGCCGATGCCCTGCGCGGTCCGCGCCGCCACCAGCACCGCCGCGGACTGCGCGACACCGCACGCCAGAGACGCGGCCGCGAACAGGACCAGACCGACCAGATAGGTGGGCTTCGCGCCGACCCTGTCCGCGAGCGAACCCAGCACCAGCAGCAGGGCGGCCAGCGCCAGGGCGTAGCCGTCGACGACCCACTGCAAGCCGGACAGTCCGGTGCCGAGATCGGTGGCGATGTCGGGCAGCGCGACATTCACGATGGTGACGTCGATGAGCAGCATGAGTGTCCCCAGACACGCTGCGAACAAAGGGAGCCATTTCTTCGATTGACGCACCCGCATGGGAACCTCCGGGAGAACGAACGATTTCGTCACCTAGACTGGCGATCGACGCGGGCATCCCATAACCGCACGGTCTATCGCGAAGGATTCCTCCCATGGACGGCGAGAAGGCGGACGAATCCTCCGTGCTGGACAAGCTCGACAAGCAGATCATTCACGGCCTGGTCACCGACGCGCGCATCCCCTTCGCCCGGCTCGGCGCGATCCTCGGCGTCTCCGAGCAGACCGTGGCCAGGCGCTATCGGTCGCTGCGACGGCGCGGCATGGTCCACGTCGCGGGGCAGGTGAACACCGTGCCGCTGGGGCGAACCCGGTGGATTCTGCGCATCAAGACCGCGCCGAACCGGGCGGTCGCGCTGGCGGAAGCGCTCGCCCGGGTGCCCGACGTGAGCTGGGTTTCCTTGCTGGCCACCGGTTTCGAGGTGACCTGCGTGTGCCGGCCGCGGTCGGCGGAGCGGCAGGAGGAACTGCTGCTGCGCATGATTCCCCGGGCCAGCCAGGTGCTCGAACTGTCCGTGCACGAGGTGATCCGGCAGTTCCCGTTCGAGGAGGAATGGCCGCGCTACGGCTACCTGTTCAGCGCGGGGCAATTGCGCGAACTCGGTCCGCGACCGCCCATGTGGGAGCCGCGCGGGCCGGAGACGCCGGTCGCGCTGTCGCGGGAGGACGAGGCCATGCTGGCGATTCTGGCGCGCGACGGGCGCGCCTCCTACGCGCAGATCGCGACCGCCACCGGGTGGAGCGCCAGCCGGGTGACGCGGCGCATGAGCGAGCTCATCGACTCCGGGGTGCTGTACTTCGATCTCGACTTCGCCTTGGAGCGAATGGGTTACGTGTCGCGAGCCATGCTGTGGATGCGGGTGCGGCCCGGTGAGCTGGAGGCGGTGGGGAAGGCGGTGGCCACGCATCCGGAGGTCGCCTATGTCGCGGCGACGACGGGGCGGTCGAATCTGTCGGCCTCGGTGGTGTGTCACGACACCGCGCATCTGTACCGGTACGTGACCGATTCGCTGGGGGCGCTGCCGGGCATCAACGATGTCGAGGTGATGTCGGCGCTGCGGATCTTCAAGCAGTCGCAGACGCTGGTCGACGATCGGAAGATCGCGGTCGCGCCCTAGCTTCGGGTGTGGTCGTGGCCCCGGCTCGGGCTTGCTCACCGTTTGCCATCAGGTCTTTCGCGTGTCGTGCCGCGCGTCGCTTGCGTCGAACATCTGTTCGTCTAAGCTCGTCGTCGGAACTTGTCGGTGCCTCCCTCTAACGTGGGCGCCAACCACAGAGCAGGACACACCCGTTGAGAAGGGGAACAGACAATGGCACCAGCGGCTTTCGATCGTGACAAGGCCCTCGAACTGGCGTTGGCGCAGGTCGAGAAGAGCTTCGGCAAGGGCGCGGTGATGCGCCTGGGCGAGGAGCAGCGGCAGCCCATCTCGGTGATTCCGACCGGGTCCATCTCGCTGGACGTGGCCCTCGGCATCGGCGGCCTGCCGCGCGGGCGCATCGTCGAGGTCTACGGCCCGGAATCCTCGGGTAAGACCACCGTCGCCCTGCACGCGGTGGCGAACGCGCAGGCCGCCGGCGGTGTCGCCGCCTTCATCGACGCCGAGCACGCGCTGGATCCGGACTACGCCCGCAAGCTCGGTGTCGACACCGACGCGCTGCTGGTCTCGCAGCCGGACACCGGTGAGCAGGCCCTCGAAATCGCCGACATGCTGGTGCGTTCCGGCGCCATCGACATCATCGTCATCGACTCCGTCGCCGCCCTGGTGCCACGCGCCGAGATCGAGGGCGAGATGGGTGACAGCCACGTCGGTCTGCAGGCCCGCCTGATGAGCCAGGCGCTGCGCAAGATGACCTCCGCGCTGAACAATTCGGGCACCACCGCCATCTTCATCAACCAGCTGCGCGAGAAGATCGGCGTCATGTTCGGCTCGCCCGAGACCACGACCGGTGGTAAGGCGCTGAAGTTCTACGCCTCGGTCCGCCTGGACGTGCGCCGTATCGAGACCCTGAAGGACGGCTCCGACGCCGTCGGTAACCGCACCCGCGTCAAGGTCGTCAAGAACAAGGTCGCGCCGCCGTTCAAGCAGGCCGAGTTCGACATTCTCTACGGTGTCGGCATCTCCAAGGAGGGCTCGATCATCGACATGGGTGTCGATCAGGGCTTCATCCGCAAGTCCGGCTCCTGGTACACCTACGAGGGCGACCAGCTCGGCCAGGGCAAGGAGAACGCCCGCAAGTTCCTGCTCGAGAACAACGACGTCCGCGACGAGATCGAGAAGAAGATCAAGGAGAAGCTCGGCATCGGCGCCGACGTCACCGTCGACGAGGCAGCCGCCGCCGACTTCTGATCGATGACCTCTCGGGATTCCGAAGGGCCCCGGCCTGACTCGCCGGGGCCCACCCCCCGCCTAGACGCGGTAGAACGCCTCCGCCGCCAACTGGCGTCCCGCGACGCTCGCCCCCCGCGCACCCCCCGACCCCGCACCGCCGAGCCGAGCCACGACCTCTTCGGCCACGACTCCGCCGACCCCTACGCCACGGGCGTCGGCGCCTGGAACTACGGCCCCTCTGCCGCCGCGTACCCCCCGCCCACCGAGCCCGACCTCGCCGGCAACTCCCCATGGAAAACCACCGACGCTTCGCCCTCACCGCACCCGTCGGAATCCCCAGCGCCGCAGGGAGAACTCACCCGCCGCCGTACGCCCGCAGACGTATCCCCAGAGGCTTATGGGGAGCCGGTACACCGCAGCGCACGCGCAGATGAATCCTCGGGGGCTCACTGGGAGTCGGCGCGCCGCAGCGCATGTGCAGATGAATCCTCCGAGCCTGGTTCACCCAACCCGCCCCACAATCCGCCCGCGGGGCGACGCGTCGCCCGGGGGCAGTGGCGAGAGGAAGCGCCCACTGCCCCCGGACCCGGCGAACCAGCCCGGGGCACAGCCCACCGCCCAGCGAAGGCCACCAGGCAAACAGACATCGGCATAACGCCGAGTTCGCCGACAGCAAGTCGCGAAGACAAGCTGAGTGCCGCACAACCTGCGTTGGGAGAGCCGACCGCCATCGGCTCAGGTTTCGAGTCGGCTGATCGCACCGATTGGGCGGATGTCACCGGCGACGGGCCGCCGCAGCGCCGGAAGGTCGCTGAGTTCGATATCCCGGCCTACCCGGAGCCGAGTGGCGGGCTCGTCTCGAGCGCCCACGGATCGAATCATGTTGGGGAAGCGCTGATTTTGCCCACAGCGAGTCGGGAGGAGAAGCTGCGGGCGGCTCGGGCCGCGTTGGCAGAGGCCACGGCGGCAGTGAAAGCCGCTGGGAGCGCGGCCAACTCCGAGGTGCGTGGTGGGCGGAAGGGTCGGCGGGCTTCCACGGGTGTAGGTGGGCCGGTGGACTCCGGGGGAGCTTCCGAGTTCGAGGATGGTGCACGGCGGCCCAGTCGTCGGCGGGCTCGGTCGGCTGGCAGGGAATCCGACAATGAAGCTGGCTGGGAACCCGACAATGAACGGGCCGATGAAGATCGGCCCGACCGAGACGCTGACTCGCCCCTGCGTCGTGGTCGTCGGGACGGTGGCGGTTCGGTTGCGGCCGGCAACTATTCGAACGACTTCGGCGGTAATTATTCGGACGACTTCGGCGGCGAGGATGGTGTCTTTGGCCCTCGCCGCGATAGTCGGCGGGGAAGGCGTCGGCGCCGGGGGGATGGAGATGAGGCGGCGCGGAGTGTTGGGGAGGATGGTGTCGAGGATGAGTTTTCGGCGGGGGATCGCACGCGGCGTCGGCGCGCCGGGCGGGGGCGTGAGGGGACATCGGCGGAGGCGCGGGAGCCCGGGCCGGTAGGGGGAGGGACGGAGGCGCAGGCCAAAGAGGTCTGTCT
This sequence is a window from Nocardia yunnanensis. Protein-coding genes within it:
- a CDS encoding MFS transporter, with the protein product MRVRQSKKWLPLFAACLGTLMLLIDVTIVNVALPDIATDLGTGLSGLQWVVDGYALALAALLLVLGSLADRVGAKPTYLVGLVLFAAASLACGVAQSAAVLVAARTAQGIGGAAMLATTLSLLHATYTGRDRGIAFGAWGAVAGASAGIGVVLGGVLTDLLSWRWIFFVNLPIAAITIPLTAIAFGPSPRRADRGIDLPGMAAFAVAATAVTYGIIRGGEHGWTDSRAVTTLIVGALALIAFVVIESRSAAPMLPLPLLRHTGLVATLIAALGMSFAAFAASPLISLWLQQQLHLTPLRAGLSLLPMSVSAFLVSGVFGRQLHELSPRWTIGGGLILIGVGSGLLTVIDAESSWTASIPGLLVIGAGVGVMAPPLVAVGMAAVPPQQSGTAAGAVNTARQLGLALGVAVLGTVFRSAAGDTHPTLSHFTTGLDSAVAVASAVGILSGVLVYSLFRTHERLPQRTPTPVS
- a CDS encoding Lrp/AsnC family transcriptional regulator, whose translation is MDGEKADESSVLDKLDKQIIHGLVTDARIPFARLGAILGVSEQTVARRYRSLRRRGMVHVAGQVNTVPLGRTRWILRIKTAPNRAVALAEALARVPDVSWVSLLATGFEVTCVCRPRSAERQEELLLRMIPRASQVLELSVHEVIRQFPFEEEWPRYGYLFSAGQLRELGPRPPMWEPRGPETPVALSREDEAMLAILARDGRASYAQIATATGWSASRVTRRMSELIDSGVLYFDLDFALERMGYVSRAMLWMRVRPGELEAVGKAVATHPEVAYVAATTGRSNLSASVVCHDTAHLYRYVTDSLGALPGINDVEVMSALRIFKQSQTLVDDRKIAVAP
- the recA gene encoding recombinase RecA; amino-acid sequence: MAPAAFDRDKALELALAQVEKSFGKGAVMRLGEEQRQPISVIPTGSISLDVALGIGGLPRGRIVEVYGPESSGKTTVALHAVANAQAAGGVAAFIDAEHALDPDYARKLGVDTDALLVSQPDTGEQALEIADMLVRSGAIDIIVIDSVAALVPRAEIEGEMGDSHVGLQARLMSQALRKMTSALNNSGTTAIFINQLREKIGVMFGSPETTTGGKALKFYASVRLDVRRIETLKDGSDAVGNRTRVKVVKNKVAPPFKQAEFDILYGVGISKEGSIIDMGVDQGFIRKSGSWYTYEGDQLGQGKENARKFLLENNDVRDEIEKKIKEKLGIGADVTVDEAAAADF